Part of the Branchiostoma floridae strain S238N-H82 chromosome 11, Bfl_VNyyK, whole genome shotgun sequence genome, TAACAGTGTaatactatatgatacacatgtagaaagtcgcTGTTCCATCCGTATCAACCTCTCTTAAGACGGAATCTTCGGCATTGGCGcgactgtgtcaatttgttttgacacacctgtagtatggcactgttctatccgaataaaactcCCTTAATAACGTcaaatctcaacaggacaagaacagtgtaatACTATTTGATACGCATGTAGAAAGTCGCTGTTTCATCCGTATAAATTTCCCTTCAGAACGCGAATATTAAGCAGTggggcaactgtgtcaatttgttttgacacacctgtagtatggcactgttctatcggAATAAATCTCTctcaataacgtaaaatctcaacaggacaaggacagtgtcattctatatgatacacatgtagaaagtctctgtttcattcgtacaaacctctcttaagaacggaaatcttcgccattggcgcaactgtgtcaatttgttttgacacacctgttagtatggcactgttctatttGTACAAACCTTCCTCAAAAACGTAAAAtcccgacaggacaagaacagtgtcattctatatgatacacatgtgaatagtctctgtttcatccgtacaaacAGGTACcgggtacagatacagatactggtacaggtacagatacaacgGAAATCTTCGGCATttgcgcaactgtgtcaatttgttttgacacacctgtagcatggcactgttctatcctaATAAAACTCCCTTAATGACGTAacatctcaacaggacaagaacagtgtcattctacatgatacacatgtagaaagtttctgtttcatccgtataaacctccaTATAGAACGCAAATGTTCGGCATTCGCACAactctgtcaaatatttgatacacctgtatatgtaactgttttatttgaataaacctccctcaaaaacgtaaaatcccgacaggacaagaacagtttcattctatatgatacacatgtagaaagtctctgtttgaTCCATACAAGCCTCTCTTAAGAACGCAAATCTTCGgcattggcacaactgtgtcaatttttttgacacacctgtagtatggcacatttgtatctgaatacacttcccttaataacgtaaaatctcgacaggacaagaactgtgctaatctttattgtagaaagtctctgttccatccgtataaacttGCCTTGATAGCCGGGAAAGCTTCGACATTGGCACAGACTGtcccttttttttacacacctgtagtatggcactggtCTATCCGTattccgtataaacctccctcaTAACGAAAAGCCTCTACATTGTAGTATGATATGTAAAAACAACCTCAAGAGTACAGTAATCCATTAAATGTGTTAAAGTGACTGCCATATCACCGACTTAGGTGATAGTGCAACAACACTACACTATTGGTGTGGTTGACCCGGAAGCAATTGATCCTTGTCCTATAACCCGGTATATCGGaaaaccccatgcagtgcgTAACTCGTCTCGAATACAATAGCGAAACGCACCGCTAAAACGCTGAAAATTGGTCAACTTTCAGGCGTAATTACATGACTTCTAACTGCGGTCTAGCTTTCAAAAATAGTTCCTCGTGATTTATTAACCCCTTCCAAGAACGGGGAACCATTTTTTAGGCTGATATAACGCATCGCAGCTTTACTATACCGTTTTTTCCCGGACATACCGTAAGAACTCATCCAGGCTTAGTACAGCGTCCTGTCTCTGAACTATCGTGTTTTTAAGGGAATTCCAGAAGTCGTGAAGATCAGGAATCGCCATTAATCTACAGGTGAAACCTTTGGTTGACGGTTGGTGCTTGTTGAGAGGTTGAAGAGAATAGGATGTGTATGTGGGATATGCTTTGTAATGTTTGGTTCGGCCTTtgatatggggaggggggctgtccAGTGAACGTGAACTGACCATTCTCAAACTCGTGACAGCATCAAATGTGGGGACAGTAACAGCTGCTTATCTGTTGATGTGTGCCTTAAATATGTGGTCAGAAATGATACAGtaggtcttgtttttttttcattgaaaaaaggaaaagaaacccACCCACGTAATTCAAGTCACGTCATACTAGCAAATATGTACAAAAGGACACAGGTATATAAAAGTAGCGGTCTCCTTTCTCAGCATTTGAACACCAGTGCTGCACTGCTGAGAAAGGAGACCACTACTTTTATGTATTTGTGTCACACTGAGAAACTAGCAGGAATTGGGGTTCTAGATTTCTTAGAGAAgtaaaatcatcatcataacctTAAATACCCCCAAATAGCCCCACAAAGGGCAACGTAGGGGTAGGGGGTAGTAGAGGTCCCAGGTTAGGGCGGCCAGGCCTCCTGCAAAATATCCTTTACACCATCTAATTGATCTTCAAATTCTAACTCTAATATTTTCTTGCTTCTATTGTAGACATGGAAAACAAGACACACATCAAAGAAGAGCAGACAGAAGACACAGGATGGCAGCAGCACAAAGAAGAGGATGTGCTATGCCAGGAAATGGACAGTGAGGACATGGCAGCATACAGTGGAACACCTACAATCAGACATCCTGAGAGCGAGACTAACAACAGTGGGAAGCAGACAGCAGACATTGGACAGCAGCAGGCGGTTCTAACTGAGGAAACGTGTGGGGTAAACTGTACCCAGCCTGAGGAGGGAGTCAcatcacatctacatgtacaagccaATGCAGGACAGATGGGGATGAACAATATGGGGGAGCAGACAACATACACGGGATGGCAACAGGAGGAGGGAAAGGAAGAAAACCGTACCAGGCCGGACAAAGGACTCTTGTCACAGGAAATTGTACAGAACAGTACAGTGCAGGAGGATGGCCATGTTGCACTGCATACATACATTTGCTTCAAGTGCAGTTACCAAGCAACAGAGAAAGACCTTTTGATTCAGCATATGACAAAACATACCACCACTGAGAAcacctacaaatgtgaccactgtgactattctgctgtagAGAAATCTCTAGTAGACCAACACATCAAGGCAAACCACgtcggtgagaaaccctacatgtgtagcGTGTGTGGATATGTGACAGCTATTTGGTCTCACCTATACCAGCACATGATAACACATGCAGGTGACTATTCAGCTGCACAGAAATCTCAAGTAGACCAACAAGTATTGGTTAAACGCACCTACACGTGTAGCCATGGGGGGTGCGGATACAGAACAACTGTTAAATCCAACCTATCCAGACACATGAAAACGCACACAGGTGAAAACCCCTACCAATGTGACtggtgcgactattctgctgcaaagaaagAACATTTAGACGAACACCTCGCGGTAAGACACCCCAGTGGTAGAGAGTACAGGTGTGAAGACTGTGGACACAGGACAGCGAACAAGCAGCTCCTAGCCGAACATAAAACGTTATGTCAAGGGGAACAGGGGCCTTTTagatgtgaccagtgtgactattgtGCTCCAGGCAGACATCTTCTGGACCAGCATGTCAAGTCAAAACACAccagtgagaaaccctacatgtgtggggagtgcgggtacaggacgaTCGATAAGTCACACCTGTCCAAACATATGATGACTCACACGGGTGAAAGGCCCTTCAAATGCGACCGGTGCGACTATTCTGccacacagaaaggaaggttggACGAACACATTGtgacaaaacacactggtgagaagccctacacgTGTGGGGAGTGCGAATTCAGGACGGCTTTTAAAGCTGCCTTGTACCGACATAAGAGaacacacaccggtgagaaaccctacatgtgtgatgagtgtggATTCAAGACTGCTAAGAAATGGTACCTATCTGTACATAAGAGGATACATaccggtgataaaccctacaaatgtgatcaGTGTAACTACTGCGGTGCAACAAATTCGCATCTAAAGAATCATCTGAAAACACAtatgaacaaaaaaatgttgtgagGTAATagagtcaggcttttagccaggcatgcgtacaggcgtacaatgtacggcctgttaaaaaaataactcaaATTGTACGCCCTTAGactggggagcacatcctctgacaagcatgaaattctgattgaccagggatgctatgtggcctgtctgacagtaaatttgcttcattcccacaaatttacacctcaaaatgtgggaaattgtgtttgactttgagagagttataaatttcaaaattttctgagggaggatgtccccagaccccctGCAATACTCGCACCTGCAGCGCTCTCAAAacggcaagaaatttggacaccctatgataaaatcctagctaaaagcctgaattTAATAGAGTACTTGGTCTGCCTGAAgtagaaatatcaaaatatatgttTATCAAACCTTTGTTGCTCAGTGATGGTATCTAACTTAGAAACATTATGTTGTATATAGGAAGGATGCCAGGTTTGCCATGTGCGACCAAACTGCACAGTTAACCAAGTGaaactctgtatctgtatctttatagccggtataaccgcccttcggcgtaacacaccagcttcgcagtaAGCCGCGTGTTTAATTTGAATCCAGGCTGTTGTCACTCACTCGAAATGCACAATACTGGAAAAGGCTGTAGTCCTTGGGATGGGTCGATGTTCACTCACTTTTCATTGTGTTTGTCAAAAAGATATACAGATTAccagattaaaagaaaaaacataGTCATGACATTAGATATACATGTCAAAGATATATGATAAACTATAATATGTATTGAACAACTTGACAACAAATGGTGGTTTGCTGTTTTGGACTGGACAGTGAATTGATGCTAGATGATTTAAGTGCAAAATGTTTGGATTGAGGTAGTttaaaactgttgcaaactGATGATATACTTTTAACTATTTAAAAATGTGTATGGGTTAAATGAATAGGAGaaataaaattgtaaatataAATTCAATACAGATGATGACAAATAAAGACATACAGATCACCATAATATAGTGTTTATCAtgcatttttcattgtttccaAGGGTCATTGACGATAGTGAATGCTAAAACATTCCATCTTGTTAAAAATGTATAGAAAGCATATTACCTCACATTAGACATATGAGAAGCACTGAAACTTAAgctttatataataataatatatttCTTGTGCATCCGACTATTGCTAAACCCATACAATAACGTATTACATGTTCATCagtaagaagcgagaagaagccgatcTTATATGCTAGACTATGATACTTTTACCGATACAttgatgttttgtctttgttgtgacctgtatgCATCTCGGTTATTACTCTACCACATATCATTACGTATCGTTAGTGTTCTTATACTTTAATTGTAATAATCCTCTATATTGAAATGTCTTACATTAGAGTTACCCATTTAACTGGGTCACAGTTTATAAGTTGGATTGCTTCATAATCAGATAAATGTCCCTTggataaaacaaacaacaaacttatCGTACCAAAGTGACATAAATATGTTAAATATGTTAGTTTTTTGTTAGTTGTAAAAGTATTTGCTCTTCGTGGAAGCTGTATACAGTGCCTCAATCGCATTTCTTCCCGGACCCGTTCAGGAGTATCTCAATCCCAGCCTTGGTTGCCAGGAGACCCCTCTCCTCTGTATTCACCACGACCACGCCCATCCAGAAGCTCCAGCTAATGAGGATCCCGAGCAGGAGGTGCAGCAGTGACGTCAAGAGGTGATGGAGCTGGAACCAGCTGGTGGAGAACATCAGGAGCAGGGAGAGGAGGAGGACTGCCACGTAGAACAGCCGGCTGGATGCTGAGGAGGCGAGCTTCTCCTCCAGAATCTGGACCGCCTGGCGGAGGGACGCGTCGCGCTCGGACAGGTCAGGAGGGTTTACCGGAGCTGAAGGACAAAGATTAAGGGCATCTAGCATACTGGATGCTTACAAACTTATGTTATTTGCCGCCATGCTGTACGTCATTGCATATGTACATGgtctccttcggtcaatattgaccatggtaaaaaaAGCATTGTCGgttatggctaaacagtcctttGATAGAAGCATTGCATAGAGTTTGGAAAAACTGTAAACACACTTTGACAATGTATACTACACAGTGTTTCATGATATTCTATTGCATTTCTATCTATGTATCATTCAAGCTGGCAAAAAATCAAGTGGCTTTTTAAATGGTACTGGATGCTTGCATGAAGGGCTAAAATTACTCAGTCGACCAGTGAGATACAgtcaggtaaaaaaaagacaagtaTAAGTGAAGAACAGATGTTGAAATAATGTTCCATCAAGAAAactttatacataaatgttcatTCATGACTTAGTTCTAAATTCTTGTCGACTGTATTTCAATTTCCATAATCTAACACTTTACCATCACTTGGCCCTGACACCGTCTCCAGTTCAAAGTGCGCCAGCACAGCTTCATGGTCAGAGTAGTTGAAGGGTTTTCCAGGAACCTTGTGCATGGTGGTTTCACAGTGGACGCACTTCACCTTGCACTCGGTAGACCCCTGAATGGCCCCAGAACAAAATTTGTTGTTTGAATAGTTTCGATGAGTTGGGTTTCCTTGTTATTATGTCTATGTCAGATCCTTTCAATACCCACCTTATAGAGGATGTAGTCGATTCTCTGCTGGTTTCCAGTCGCGAAGTTGTTTTCAGGATGATTGCCGGTAACGCCGCTGTCATCTGCATTCTGGGGTGGGGTGAGGATCACAGATAGAATTTAACATGGTGTAGTTGTatgaagccggaagatataaaaaaaattaaaaatgtcACAAGACGTTTTGCCCATTCTGCCTaaatgagatcgaagatgaacgtcactttgttatagATTGATCACGATATACGCACAGAGCGTCTTCCCGCTTACTCTAAAGAATTTGGTACTTTCCATTCGGTAGATAAATTCAACaactgggaggcgataacccttaccCTCCACAAATAGGATAATACTAATATATATACTATATGAATATATCGCTGCACTCGGCCGTCTTTTCCGTGGTCATAGGAACAGGCCATGAATAATGGCATCGACCGGCAGTTTCGCCGTTGGGtatccctgcgtaggaggatggtcaCTTGTAGTGTACTAACCTTGTGTTCAGCCGTCAGCCAGGCGTCCTCCATCCCCGTGTCCGACTGGATGATTTTCAGCCCCAGCTCCCCGGGCCGGAAGTTCAAGTCTCCCGTGAGAATGTTCAGGTCTGCAGTCCCGCCGGTGGAGCTGGATAGAAAGAGTTCAGATGGACTGTAATACTGAATCACAAAGTTCTTGATACACAACCATGAATTTTATTACAAgccaacgtttcgatgaccTTCGCGTCCGTACACATGTCATCTTCGTCAGGGCTATACTGACTTGTTTACAGTGCAGAGAGAGTACGGACTGTAATACTATTTCCAAGTTCGCACCATAAGACCTAACTAAGTACAAGTAAAACTTCCTAAGAGAATGAAAAAGATGCACCTATATCATGGAACAAGAGTCTACTTGGGCGTGATCACTAAGCAATCATTGAGTGACCATGCAGTGTAAGTgaattcaaatgatacagaGTGTTTGTTGTAACTTCTGAGTATTTCATTATATTTCCGATTATACATTTATATTAAGCAGCGCATTAAAATGATAATAAGTCACAGGTCTTACAAGCTTATGTTCGATCACTTATACCCTTAAAGAATTAGtgtgattttgatttgtatTGTGTGCTCTGTTATGCATACATATATTATATTGAGTAGCCTTTCAGCATTACCGCactttcaaattattaattgaAGGATTACAGAGGTCTAATCTAAGTCGCAGCGAGGTCGCAGTCTAGTTCAATGGTGCCTTTAACGGCATccaacctactctccaagcagaggttatgctcgtgctgttttttaaacgttttttttagtcgtttttttcgggctttctatttttcttataccttgctgtgtcaaaacctgctggcgtacttcaagaaaaatgacaaaatagaaagcctgataaaatcgactaaaaaaaacgttaaaaaatagccggagcctaacctctgcttggagaacagtcGCAGTCTAGTTCAGTGGTGCCTTTTACGGCCTCCAACCAGCTGTGTTCCAAACAGGGGTCTTACCGAATGAACTGACTGATTTCGAAAGCCTGGGAAACCCTGTGCGCCTTGTACGGACTCAGCTCGGGCGGTGACTTGTGTGCAGCGTGGGTCTGGAGTTCAAATAAAGTATCACATCGGTAGAAATAAAtagattcatcatcatcatcgcgggcagcttgcccggaccaagtccacccgcTCCTTCCAGGCAATAATTtcataaatgaaataaacatgcTATTCTTGAGTCTAATTTTCAAACCGGCACCCGGTTGGGTAGTTTGCAAAGTAGGATTCAATTAAAAGACACACAAAACGTTGAAAACCATGTTCATGATAAAATAATattaatctattttttttctgtacacttttttttttctatttccacAGATGGTCCGATCTTACCCTAGTTTGGAAATGCGACCTTAGTTTTATTTACAAGCAGCTAAACAAAGTTCGAACACACAGAGAAAATACGTCTCACGATAGTAAAGACGGAGACAATCTTATTCCCAGGAATGGCCAGGATACTCACGTGCGTGGCATAGAAGTTAATCTCCTTCCCAGAGTACTGTATACGGCAGAGCCCGAGGAGTTTCCCGCCAAACCAGTCCAGCTCCAGTTTCAAGCCGTCCTGTGGATGGCCGTTCAGCGTGTACTGGTGCTGACACACGGCTGTGATGGGGTGTTTGGAAAGCACGCAGACTCCACTTCCAGTATACCCGCTTGacaaaacgaaacaaaacaaagagaaCACCTTCATTTTCGTTTTGGAAATTgtcagaaaataaaaaaaacacacatttgaACATTTCATAGTATTTTTACAACGTTTATAAATATAGTCTGTAAAACATCAAGCCATTTTGCTCTGTTTGGAAAATACGCAGACTCCACTTCCAAAAAAAAACGCCTagcaaattaaaacaaaataaacacatttatttcattataaGAAATTGTATAGAAATAAAAGTACACGCATTAGAGCATTTCAGTAACTTTTGCATTGTAGACAAATATGGTCTAAGAAAAACATCACATCATATGTCATATTGCATTTTCGTCTGTTTGGAAAATACGCGCCAACTCCATACCTGTAGAAGTAATGATGATACGGTAGTACATTGTTGACCAGGGAAACCACCTTTCTGAACATACCCTGGGTAAATACCTGTAGTTAAGTTAACAAGAATTCGAAGGTAAATGGTAGGCATGAATGATACTTTGTGTCAGTTTCATCTTTGTCCAGAGAATAACGTTTTTCCTAGTTTTAATCATCGACGGGAAGGGCCCTTGATCTAGATTTGCTGGGCAtctcattttagagggtcagtCGCCCGAAATGATCACAACCACAACATCAAAAacacagcaggtccagaacacgagatatcaaaaatcgaagtttcgctgcagtatCTCAGTAAGCCGGTAGGATGCCCATTATCAAACctgacctttgttttccagacccctacgCTACCAAATATCGTAAGGATCCACCCATGgcttcttaagttatgctgttcacagacagacaaacacgtTCAAAATTGGCAAGAGTAACAAAAAAGCGAAATACGCACCTCTTGCAAAGACACCAAGTCGTACTTCCCGGTGCTCAGCTCCTCTCCGATGGCCTGGAATCGCTCGGGCATCTTCGGACATCCCGGAACGCCCCTTCCGGAAGATAAAGACACATaaagccacactgacttaacTTAATGGATAACATCCTATGGATACCCGAAAACTAATGCGCAGGGGTGAAAAAATAGAAACATCCAACAATAggatgctgctaaaccacaggactaaacatccagttcATTCTTTCCTTTTGTTTGTCATATGTTTTAgtttatctaacgttacatgtatctagaccacattcattcatgtatctagtcttccttcacttgcaattagccccatgggcatgaatttgcaataaaacattattatgctaacCTCCAGTAAGACAGTAAGAGACAATTTTtgccatttcaatcatgtttatattgAAATATATCATATTGCTATTGTTGTTGtgtaaaattctgattgaccagggatgccattGGGTTACATGAGGCCACTTTTTttgagaacaggcgaaaattaatgcgatgatcacgtcatccataaaagtaAGACAGTGCGGCCTAAACAGATCAAGCTAGATTCGCCTATTGTGATGATCAGTCAGTAATGGATAGCTAGGTCCATGTGTTTGTGTACTGGCTATACTGATATGTGAACTGTCCTTAAACAAACATATTCCACAGCCTACTGTACCCATTCTTCTGTTATCATTGGTGTAGCGacagaattgttttctttatgttgaCTGGTCTGGGGATTAAACAAACACCACAGTGACTTATAATAGCCAAGATATTTGTATCGTGTCCACCAGGGTATGTGACACCATGAATAAAGCGTCCTTAATTATAAGTATTTTGCTGGACAAGCCTGTCGGGTGTCCGTATTAGTCACGCCGTGACAGCAAATTGATATGcttaaaacatgtacagtacaatacTATAGATTGCAACTTTATATCCCAAAAAATACATCGACGAAAAACGACAAATTCTCTACTAAGTCAGTTAAAAAATATACAATGCGTAAACTATTTGAATGAAATTATACCAAAGAATCTTACTTACCAACAGTTGAGGGTCAGCACACGCAGTTGGGATGGCATTTTGATATGGTGACGTAGGCAATGTTCAGCTATGTCCAGGTTTCCGTTACTTAAATACAACATAAGAAACAAGGTGTTCAGATGGAGCAGACTTCATTCGGGTGTTTAGAAAATTAGTCCTTAAGTATTGCACAGGGTATTCCCATGTTccataaaacataaacattgtCATCCTATTAAGCTAAATCGCTATAAGTTCGAAACTCACCGTACCCCCAACTCCGTGCCTTTGGGCCATAGGAAAAGCACGCTATACGACCTTCCTTaattcacccaggtgtaagaatGGGTACCTAACTTTGGTCAAggaggtaaaatactacctttaccatCTATctgtactttgcatttgacccagtcaaaatactagtactaactaaagtgcagtgccacattgtctgaCCCAAAgccaataaaaaacaaacaaaaataatgagCGGCACCCTGGCTAAGTGCCATTCTTCCATTGTTCAGTAACTTATTGAATGTCCAAACAAACATAATGCAACTCCCGTCCGTCAGGCCAATGCTTACACCTCGCTATTAGTTACATACAAACAGTTCAACATATTACACTTACACGCACACTTATACCTGACTTACCCAGGCGTGGAGTCCTTGCCCTGAAATGTTTTCGTGGTGGGAAAAATATCGAAAAGCTAGACGCACGGGGTCAAAGTACGGGTTCTGGAATGTGGGATGGGCCCTACAAAAGCACATGGACTGACTCGTTTTAATACCCAGTTTATGTTGCTGTGCATCCATCTGCCTTGTGTTAGTAAATCCTGGCGGTCAGATTTTTCAGAtttatcaaacaaaacattatgaGGTCAGTTTGGACCCACTCGGTCGTTTTGGTCGCAGAGAAAGGACGGCTGTTTGGGGTTTAAATTCACTACCATTTGGTTTGGAACTCATTACATTACAATGCAATCAAAGAGGACGTTCCACCCCTACAAATAGTAGTGGACTAATCTACGATAACAGTTTACACAGCGTTTTATTACTAGATAGGAAAATTGCAGTATGCGTGTTCCTTAGTATGGGCATATACGGGTATAGGGTGTATATCAAAGTGTCGGGCATAGGACATATATCTAGGTACATATTAGACATGCAGATGTTAAGAAATTTACCATGTAAAGGAATGCTTTTTATATGGTCTAGTGTTTGAAATGCACAAGACCCGCCACCCATACAAATACATACGATACCTGTGACACAATCCGAGTATACTCACAAATGAAGAGTCAACTTATAAGTAAGATGTAACAGATCACACAAAACTGAAGTTTCCATACATACTTTAATCGTAGAATTATCAGAAATAACTAACTTGTCTCATACACCAACATACATACACCGCCATTTTGCATGTATCATGTTTTAGTAAATCAAAGCTACTCTCAACTTTTAACTCAACGTTGTAGCTACTCTAGAAAAGTGGCAAGTTTGGCTCCGAAGCCGGAAAGTCAATAGGCTTATCAGGTTAGtttgaaaatatagaagactTAGCGTTACTAAACTTATGTGATCTAACGGTGATGGAGCGTGCTGTATATACTACAACACGTTTAAAGCAAATAACGTTTACGACATGGAAAATTAGCACCTGCCCAAGGTTTAATTGTGCACAATATGACGCCTATCATTTTGAAACTCAGGTATGAGTGTATGTGGTTACTATTTCCCCCCCAAACCAAAAGTAAGCAGTGAAGTTCTGTCTGAATCAGATCACGATGTTGGACCTCAGCGTGCCTTTCTGTCCGACTTCGTTAGCTGGTAGGCGGTGGAAAACCACTTCGATCCTGGGGGGTCAAAAGAACAAACAAGGAACATGGTGATCAGCATTAAATTTACATTTTATCATAATAGTAAAGTGGTAAAACTTCATATTTTAAACAAACACTGATTACGAAGTCTCGTTCCTGCATTACTCCACTCTGGTCCATAAATTAGTTAAGACGAAATCATACGGTTCATGAATGAGGCCATAAAAAACTCCTACTTCACCTCTCGTACTTGACCGGCAGTTTCTGTGACACTCGGAAGTCGAAGAACGCCTTTGTGTACTTCTCCCTGTCGGCTTCCTGCTCCAGCGTGCCGATGTCAGAGATCTCAAACAGCAGGAACGGATCGAAGCCAGCCAAGTACATCCTCTGCCCTGCATCCACGTGGACCACCACTCTCTAGAAACGGCAGAGGGCAGTTTGGTTAAAACATCATAATTATGTAAAGAGTATAATGTCATCAATCAAACAACGTTTCAGGCATCTCTCTTTCCTTAATGTGTATCCTAGTAGGGCGGCCGGTCGAAAGGTAATGTCATTTTCATCATATCAGGTTTATATTTATTTTAAAGAGTGTGTttgcacaaaggtaaaggcacatAGCATACTGAGACTTAAATATCTCCAGATCTGTATTAGCAAGTAAattgagttcaagatgaccaccacacttctatatacatgtagtaaatatgTTACATAATAGTATAATGATAAATGTAATACATATCaatatctatccatctatccacCCA contains:
- the LOC118425477 gene encoding zinc finger protein 41-like, which codes for MENKTHIKEEQTEDTGWQQHKEEDVLCQEMDSEDMAAYSGTPTIRHPESETNNSGKQTADIGQQQAVLTEETCGVNCTQPEEGVTSHLHVQANAGQMGMNNMGEQTTYTGWQQEEGKEENRTRPDKGLLSQEIVQNSTVQEDGHVALHTYICFKCSYQATEKDLLIQHMTKHTTTENTYKCDHCDYSAVEKSLVDQHIKANHVGEKPYMCSVCGYVTAIWSHLYQHMITHAGDYSAAQKSQVDQQVLVKRTYTCSHGGCGYRTTVKSNLSRHMKTHTGENPYQCDWCDYSAAKKEHLDEHLAVRHPSGREYRCEDCGHRTANKQLLAEHKTLCQGEQGPFRCDQCDYCAPGRHLLDQHVKSKHTSEKPYMCGECGYRTIDKSHLSKHMMTHTGERPFKCDRCDYSATQKGRLDEHIVTKHTGEKPYTCGECEFRTAFKAALYRHKRTHTGEKPYMCDECGFKTAKKWYLSVHKRIHTGDKPYKCDQCNYCGATNSHLKNHLKTHMNKKML
- the LOC118425486 gene encoding macrophage migration inhibitory factor homolog isoform X1, giving the protein MKWNSFPMSLWHVGRSLSLAGVLQCRPFSICKPARMPIVHIKTNLTQDQISDDFIKDTVKMVSGQVGKAESRVVVHVDAGQRMYLAGFDPFLLFEISDIGTLEQEADREKYTKAFFDFRVSQKLPVKYERIEVVFHRLPANEVGQKGTLRSNIVI
- the LOC118425486 gene encoding macrophage migration inhibitory factor homolog isoform X2 — its product is MPIVHIKTNLTQDQISDDFIKDTVKMVSGQVGKAESRVVVHVDAGQRMYLAGFDPFLLFEISDIGTLEQEADREKYTKAFFDFRVSQKLPVKYERIEVVFHRLPANEVGQKGTLRSNIVI
- the LOC118425481 gene encoding putative neutral sphingomyelinase, coding for MPSQLRVLTLNCWGVPGCPKMPERFQAIGEELSTGKYDLVSLQEVFTQGMFRKVVSLVNNVLPYHHYFYSGYTGSGVCVLSKHPITAVCQHQYTLNGHPQDGLKLELDWFGGKLLGLCRIQYSGKEINFYATHTHAAHKSPPELSPYKAHRVSQAFEISQFIRSTGGTADLNILTGDLNFRPGELGLKIIQSDTGMEDAWLTAEHKNADDSGVTGNHPENNFATGNQQRIDYILYKGSTECKVKCVHCETTMHKVPGKPFNYSDHEAVLAHFELETVSGPSDAPVNPPDLSERDASLRQAVQILEEKLASSASSRLFYVAVLLLSLLLMFSTSWFQLHHLLTSLLHLLLGILISWSFWMGVVVVNTEERGLLATKAGIEILLNGSGKKCD